AGGGCGGGAGGATTCTCCCCGGTTGAGCAGGTACAGTTCCACGCCCTGCGCCAGCGCCAACTCCGAACACGCCGAGCTGATGATGCCGGTGCCACCGATAAACAGGACCTTCATGCTCGTTTGCCTTGAGCGTCCATCTCTGGCTCAGTCAGCGTGTCTCGCCACGAGTGCTGGGGTTCGAAGCCGAGGTGCTGCCGGGCATGGTCAATGCTGAGCAGGGTCTCGAAGTCTTTCAGCGTTTTGCGTAGCGGGACCCCTGGGAAGACCTGTTCCATCAGGGTGCGCGAGGGTTGAGGCATCACCGTGTCGGCGGCGGCGATGATGAAACTGCTGGCCCCCACGAGCGGCGCCGTCAGGGCCAGTCGGCAGGCCAGTGCGGCGTCGCGCTCGTCGATATACCCCCACAGGTTCCACTTGCGGGCCTGTGCATCGGGCCAGGCCAGTTCTGGAAAACGGCGGTACTCCTCCGGTCCCAGGATGTTCGAAAAACGCAGGGCCACGTAGGGGATACCCGTCTTGCGAGCGAAATCCGCGGCCATGGTCTCGGTGACCACCTTGCTCAGAGCATACGACGACTCCGGGTGGGGATAGTGCGCCTCGTCCACTGGGGCGTAGTGGGGCGGCACGTCGAAGGGCAGGCCCAGCGTGGTCTCGCTGGACGCCCACACCAC
This genomic interval from Deinococcus humi contains the following:
- a CDS encoding NAD-dependent epimerase/dehydratase family protein, whose product is MVTDGSQAPAVGPVVLTGAAGRAGRAALRHLLEHGHEIIAVDAQPIPRPDGEFPGFLKAVLRADLTDLGQTLEVMHGATSVIHLANIPAPDLQAAHYTFVQNVTMNHSVFTAATLLGLDRVVWASSETTLGLPFDVPPHYAPVDEAHYPHPESSYALSKVVTETMAADFARKTGIPYVALRFSNILGPEEYRRFPELAWPDAQARKWNLWGYIDERDAALACRLALTAPLVGASSFIIAAADTVMPQPSRTLMEQVFPGVPLRKTLKDFETLLSIDHARQHLGFEPQHSWRDTLTEPEMDAQGKRA